Part of the Halopseudomonas maritima genome, AGATGCGGGTGATGCAGCAGTGTGCGCACTGCTTGCAGTAGTGGGCTGTCAACTGCGCGGCGTGGTCCTTTGTGTCCTTCCGGCCGGGCATCGCGCGGGCGATCTTTGCGCCATTTCTGGCGGCCTTCACCCCAGTCCTTGCTCTTGCCTTTGCCCTGCTGTGGCGGTGGCGGGCTGCCCATGTCTTCGGGCAGGTAGTAGTCCTGGTCCGGTGCCTCGCGTTCGCTCCAGTCATCCCAGGCGCCGGCAGGCAGGTCGTCGTAACTGGGGGCGTCCTGGGTGGCTGCTGGCGCCTCGTCCGGCAGGCTGGCCGGTATGACGTCATCGAGGTCGACGCCGGTCTGTTGTTGCAGTGACTGACGCAGCAGTCGGCGCAACAGGCTGCCAGGCACCTGCTCGATCAGTGGCAGCGCCAGGGCGGCCATGTGGGCCTTGCCTTCCAGGCTGTCGGCGCCGGCCTCTTCGGCCAGGTGCCTGAACAGGTAGTCGGTCAGCGGCTGCGCGTCGCGGCTCAGGCGGCGGCGGAAGGCGTCGGTGCCTTCTTCGCGGATCATGCTGTCCGGGTCCTGTCCGTCCGGCAGGAACAGAAAACGCACATGACGGCCGTCTTCCAGTACCGGCAGGGCGGCGTTCAGGGCGCGCCAGGCTGCCTGGCGGCCGGCGCGGTCACCGTCAAAGCAGAACACCACGCTGTGAACCAGGCGGAACAGGCGCTTGAGGTGGTCTTCACTGGTCGCTGTGCCGAGGGTGGCAACGGCGTTGGTGACGCCGTGCTGGGCTAGGGCAATGACGTCCATATAGCCTTCGACCACCAGAATGTCTTCTAGCTGGCGATTCTGCTGCTTGGCTTCAAACAGGCCGTACAGTTCCTGGCCTTTGTGAAATACCGTGGTCTCGGGCGAGTTCAGGTACTTGGGCTTTTCGTCGCCCAGCACCCGGCCGCCAAAACCGATGACCCGGCCGCGACTGTCGCGGATCGGGAACATGATGCGGTCACGAAAGCGGTCGTAGCGCTTGCCGCTATCCGGATTCTCGACCACCAGGCCGGCCTCGATCAGCGCCTTTTCCTCGCTGGTGTCGCGGGCCAGATGTGACATCAGATTGTCCCAGCCAGGTGGTGCCAGGCCGAGGTCATACAGTTTGGCGATCTGGCCGGACAGGCCGCGCCCTTTCAGGTAGCCCACCGCGCGCTGGCGCTGCGGGTGCTGACGCAACTGCTGGCGGTAGTAGGCTGCAGCTTGTTCAAGCAGGGCGTAGAGCGGGTTGTCCTTGCGTGGCGTGCGCGGACCCTGTCGCTTGTCGCTGCGCTCTTCGTACTGCACTTCTACGCCAGCCTGGCGCGCGAGTTCTTCTACCGCCTGGGGGAATTCCAGGCGATCGAAGTCCATCACGAAGCCGAGCGCGTTGCCGCCGGCCCCGCAGCCAAAGCAGTAGTAGAACTGTTTGTCGGGGCTGACGCTGAACGACGGCGACTTTTCGTTATGGAACGGGCACAGAGCGGAGTAGTTTTTGCCGGTCTTTTTAAGCTTCAGGCGCGAGCCGACCGTCTCGACAATGTCGGTACGGGCGAGCAAGTCGTCAATGAAGCCTTGCGGGATAAGTCCGGCCATCTACCTGTCTGTCCTGTGCGGCAGCGCGGTCTGGTAGGCGCGCGACGCTCAAGTGGACCATAAACGCAAAAATCCAGCCAGTTCCTTGCGGAAGGCCGGACAGATGCGTGTTCCAGTCGAAAATCAGTCTGCCCGAAAGGCCTTGTCGGCAATCGGTGGGCCTGCAATCAGGCCCGGCAGAACTGAGGAATGGAACTCAGTACAGACGCTCGCGGCGACGTTGCTCGCGCTGGATCTTCTTGGCGTGACGCTTAACAGCGGCAGCAGCCTTGCGCTTGCGCTCGGTAGTGGGCTTCTCATAAAACTCACGACGGCGTACTTCAGCCAGAACACCGGCTTTTTCGCAGGAGCGCTTGAAACGACGCAGAGCCACGTCGAAGGGTTCGTTCTCTTTAACTTTGACGGCAGGCATGTCGTACCTTTCTCAAACGTTGGTAATCATTGCCCCAGGCGATTGGCCTGTGGCGATTGCATTTCAAGGGACGCGGATGTTACCGCCTAAATTGGATAAATGCAAAGCCTATGGCGACCATAAAGGCAAAAAACTGGCCTGCAGCCGCCGGGCTGATTATGATGCGCGGCTTATGGCATAGATGTGAAGTGAGGCACAGGTTAAATCATGCGCGTCTTGGGTATTGAAACCTCCTGCGATGAAACCGGTATCGCGCTGTACGACAGCGAGCGCGGCCTGCTGGCCGATGCGTTGTTCAGTCAGATCGATTTGCACCGGGTGTACGGCGGCGTGGTGCCCGAACTGGCCTCGCGTGACCACGTTAAGCGCCTGGTGCCGTTGATGCGCGAGGTCTTTGCCAAGGCCGGGCTGCAGCCGGGCGAGGTGGATGCGGTGGCCTACACCGCTGGCCCTGGCCTGGTGGGAGCGCTGCTGGTGGGTGGCGCCTGCGCCCGCGCACTGGCCTTTGCCTGGGGTGTGCCGGCGCTGGGCGTGCATCACATGGAAGGGCACTTGCTGGCGCCGATGCTGGAAGAAACGCCGCCTGAGTTTCCCTTTGTCGCCTTGCTGGTTTCCGGTGGTCATACCCAGTTGGTGCGCGTAGATGGCATTGGTGAGTACGAACTGCTGGG contains:
- the dnaG gene encoding DNA primase; translated protein: MAGLIPQGFIDDLLARTDIVETVGSRLKLKKTGKNYSALCPFHNEKSPSFSVSPDKQFYYCFGCGAGGNALGFVMDFDRLEFPQAVEELARQAGVEVQYEERSDKRQGPRTPRKDNPLYALLEQAAAYYRQQLRQHPQRQRAVGYLKGRGLSGQIAKLYDLGLAPPGWDNLMSHLARDTSEEKALIEAGLVVENPDSGKRYDRFRDRIMFPIRDSRGRVIGFGGRVLGDEKPKYLNSPETTVFHKGQELYGLFEAKQQNRQLEDILVVEGYMDVIALAQHGVTNAVATLGTATSEDHLKRLFRLVHSVVFCFDGDRAGRQAAWRALNAALPVLEDGRHVRFLFLPDGQDPDSMIREEGTDAFRRRLSRDAQPLTDYLFRHLAEEAGADSLEGKAHMAALALPLIEQVPGSLLRRLLRQSLQQQTGVDLDDVIPASLPDEAPAATQDAPSYDDLPAGAWDDWSEREAPDQDYYLPEDMGSPPPPQQGKGKSKDWGEGRQKWRKDRPRDARPEGHKGPRRAVDSPLLQAVRTLLHHPHLAAHVQQANQLADENEDEARLLVALIEAAQKQPGLTTIELLARWHGTALGEQLNRLAEQEWLLNIPSANLEQQFFDTINRLSARQSERRIEQLLDKSVQEPLSNEEKQQLRDLLNSRNMAKGDS
- the rpsU gene encoding 30S ribosomal protein S21, which gives rise to MPAVKVKENEPFDVALRRFKRSCEKAGVLAEVRRREFYEKPTTERKRKAAAAVKRHAKKIQREQRRRERLY